A single region of the Streptomyces sp. AM 4-1-1 genome encodes:
- the rlmB gene encoding 23S rRNA (guanosine(2251)-2'-O)-methyltransferase RlmB translates to MAGNSQRRNRRTSNKKGMQVGSGGQRRRGLEGRGPTPPAAARKGHKKNRVANAQAKQAAARRPAPRRGGAKGTSELVVGRNPVFEALRDGVPATTLYVQQYIDNDERVREALQLAGERGNINLMEAPRPELDRMTNGLNHQGLVLQVPPYEYAHPEDLTAAAYDKNEDPLIVALDGVTDPRNLGAIVRSTSAFGGHGVVVPERRAAGMTAGAWKSSAGTAARTPVSRVTNLTRALEGYQKAGLTVVGLAADGEHTVEDLEALDGPVVIVIGSEGKGLGRLVGETCDYRVRIAMPGGAESLNAGVAAGIVLYEVARRRA, encoded by the coding sequence ATGGCCGGGAACAGCCAGCGCAGGAACCGCCGCACGTCCAACAAGAAGGGCATGCAGGTCGGCAGCGGTGGCCAGCGACGCCGTGGTCTCGAAGGCAGGGGACCGACGCCGCCCGCGGCCGCCCGCAAGGGACACAAGAAGAACCGGGTCGCCAACGCCCAGGCCAAGCAGGCCGCTGCCCGCCGCCCCGCACCGCGTCGCGGCGGCGCCAAGGGCACGTCCGAGCTGGTCGTCGGCCGCAACCCGGTCTTCGAGGCGCTGCGCGACGGCGTCCCCGCGACGACGCTGTACGTCCAGCAGTACATCGACAACGACGAGCGGGTGCGCGAGGCGCTCCAGCTCGCCGGTGAGCGCGGCAACATCAACCTGATGGAGGCCCCGCGCCCCGAGCTGGACCGGATGACGAACGGCCTGAACCACCAGGGCCTCGTGCTCCAGGTCCCGCCGTACGAGTACGCGCACCCCGAGGACCTGACGGCCGCCGCGTACGACAAGAACGAGGACCCGCTGATCGTCGCGCTCGACGGTGTGACCGACCCGCGCAACCTCGGCGCGATCGTCCGGTCCACCTCGGCGTTCGGCGGCCACGGCGTGGTCGTGCCGGAGCGGCGCGCGGCCGGTATGACGGCGGGCGCCTGGAAGTCCTCGGCGGGCACGGCGGCCCGTACGCCGGTCTCCCGGGTGACGAACCTGACCCGTGCCCTGGAGGGTTACCAGAAGGCGGGCCTCACGGTCGTCGGGCTGGCGGCGGACGGCGAGCACACGGTGGAGGACCTGGAGGCCCTGGACGGCCCGGTCGTCATCGTCATCGGCAGCGAGGGCAAGGGTCTGGGCCGGCTGGTCGGCGAGACCTGTGACTACCGGGTGCGGATCGCGATGCCGGGCGGCGCGGAGTCGCTGAACGCCGGTGTCGCGGCAGGCATCGTGCTGTACGAGGTGGCGCGGCGGCGCGCGTAG